In the genome of Candidatus Zymogenus saltonus, the window GTCCAAAAAACCATGAAAATCAAAAAGGAGGTTATAAAACCCCCAGATCATTGACAAACCCCCTTCTTTTTACGGAAGGGGGTTTAGTTTTATTTTTATTTTTGCAATCTTCTTCTGATTTGTCCCGTTCAAAGAGAAAAGACGATCATCAAAAAGGTGCTCAAACCGGACTTTACTGACGATCTTCCCCGTATTTCAGTCGGCAACAGAAAAGATTTTGCAGTTAATGCATTGAGAAGTCGCCGCCCTCTTCATCCTTTATCTTCTTGTAAACCTCGCAGTGGTTAACACACCTTTTGATCTTGTCCTTGTAAACACCCTGAACCTCATTGCGGCAAAGGGTCCCCGCAACCGTCCAGCAAAACCTTCCCCTTTTTGAACCACCATGCATACCTTCACCCTGTCCTACCTTTGCCGCCGGGCAATCGTGTGATCTTCCACACTGCAGTATCTCCCAACAGTTTACCTTAGCCATTTTAGATCCTCCTATAATATTCTTTAAACTCAGCTTTTTTTACTACTGTTGGACGTATTTACGCAATATCTATGCCATTGCCCACACCTCTCGCTTCACAGAGAATTCTTGCCGTAAATGTAATGATTTCTAATACTTATGCATCGAAAGAACGTATTCCCAGTATTTGATGAAAATCGTATGAAAGAGGTCCGAATGCCCATTTTTTTACATTATCTTTTTACTTTTTTTCACTTTTTTCTTTTTCAGTAATAAAATCATATATTTACATAACGTACAATATCCTACAATTCTTAAGACATTTGACAGTAATTCTACACCTTAAGGTAAAAAACGCTCCTTATCCTCCGAGATATGTGTGGGCGTGAATAGATTCATGACTAATTTTGTCATTCATCCGGGCATTCGATATTACTTCGACTCAAAAACTGCATCGCTGTTATCTTTATCCTTTGATAGAAAGATAATAAGGCCGCATCCAAGATTATTATTTCCGAAGCACTATCTGAAAATATAGAGTTGACCGAATATAGTGAAGATCTAAGGCACGTACAGTTTAGAAATCTCCCCCCTTATTGCCCGCCATCCCTTGATGAGTCTCTTATCAACAGGAACACCTTTCGGTTCTTGATGCCTTCCCCGCAAACATCCAGGACTCTATTTTACAAAAAACACCCAGCAATCTCCCGCCGCCGCCTCGCCCCGCCCTTATATCAAATTGCCAAATTGGAAACCGTAAATCGATCATTTTTTTAACTCTTTACCGCCTCTTTTTATTTTAGACCATGCGGTATCTAACATTTATTGAGATTACGACTACATATTTACTGCAAGATGAAGTTGGTGCCTTCTTCAGACTTTACCTGCTTGTAAAACTTGCATTGATTAACACATATCCTTATTTTTTCCGCAAAACTGCCATGAGCCTTATCCATGCAGAGTGTATCATGAACCGTCCAGCAGAATCTCCCCCTGTTCTTACCATCGTGTGTACCTATTCCCCGCCCGATTCTTGCCGCGGGGCATTCTTCTTCCTTCCCGCATTTCATTACTTCCCAGCAATTTTTTTTAGCCATTTAAAAATCCTTTTCTGGAACAAAATAAATTTAGAACGATTGAGCCTCTGGATTAGACATTAATAAATAGCAAAGAGAAGTGCAATTTATGTGCCATTGCTTCAATCAGGTCAACGCCGAAGTGAAACCATCGAAAGGAAGGTTTATTCTGTTAATAATTACGGGCGTTTACGCACCCAAGACAATTTGGCGGGTACAATTCCCCTTTCAAAAGAGCGTGGTATTTTGGATCAGCGAACGACAAATATTTTGCGGCTTTAATAAGCAAATAATGCAACGATTTCAATATTAGTCAATAATATCAGCAGGATACATGGTGATAAATATTTTTCACCTCCCTCGATCACATGACAATACTCTGTCACTTATGACAAAAAAATCCACATTCCTTACATAAAAAAGGGCGGAATTCGAGTAGATTACGAATAGTACCTTTTTACGTCGAGTATCTTAAACGGTTCTTAATCGTAAATCAATAAAACTACTCTCGCAGTTGAATAACAGCATTCAGATACACCCTGCGCGGTTAAATTGTACAATTTGACGAAAAAGAGTCGATTTTTAGGCCGGTAATTTTATTCCCTTGGGAAGCGGGAATCCGGTGAATATCTTTCTGGATTCCCAATCGAGTTGGGAATGACAGTATAGATTCTCTTGAAAAGCGGGGATCCAGTGAATACTATACTTTGTCATTCCCTTGCAAACGGGAATCCAATAAATATCCTTCCGGATTCCTCTATCTCGTTGGGAATGACAGCATATTGATTGGTTTTTTTAAAAAAGGAGCTTCGATAAATGGAGCGGCCTCCAGCTTTCTTCCCCCATACTCGCGGATTCTATCGATTCACTTTCAGGACCGTCGAGGCGCTCCTCAGTCTCTATCCGGTAAGATTCTCCAAACCAGCGGGCCAGGTCGATCAGACAGCACCTCTCCGAACAAAAAGGGCGAAACGGATTCAGTGCGTTCTTGCCGCAGACGGGACACTTTGCTATTCTTCCACCTTCATCCATTAAATCCATCTTATCCTCCGCCCCCACATCCCCCGCCCCTCACATTGTCCGCCCTTTATCATCTCCCAGACCGGAAAAGAAACCTCCTTCCATCCCCCCTCCCCGATTCGCCTCATCCCCCTGCCCCCCATCGTCGCCGCGCCCTCCCCTATTTGCGCGCTCCCTCCATTATTCCACAAATCCCTCCACAACATCTGCAAAAATACTCGAAGTCATAAATTGAGATAATGAGAGGCTAACCCTCCATCAACTTTTCAACCTCCCCCGCCGATTTGTCGTCCCCCGCCTCACGGTAGGCGTCCCGGGCGAATACGAGCTTTCCCGAAGCCTTTGCGTTTTGGGCGAGGTTTGTCAACTCCCCGCGGTCCATCCCGCTTCCCAGAAGCGCGCATCCGCGTCGATAAAGAAAGAAGTCCCCGCTCGATACCGCCGCTGAAATGATCTTGCGGATCCCGTCATCGGAGCCCGCCGCATCGTAGAAATTCAGGGCGTCCGCAAGTCCGCCCTCCTCCATATAACGCTCCGCATACTTCAGAAGCTCTTCCGGCTGCGCCGGGCCCCTCCTGGCGTCCCCGTATAGGAGGAGCCCCTTCTTCAAGGGATTCAACGAACCCACGGCTTATTCATCCTCTTCGTTATCGTCCGGATACAAAGACTCTTCGAGGGAGTCTTCCGGAAAATCATCAAGATCCTCTTTTCTCTCCTCTTCGACATATGAGTCGAAGGGATCCCTCTTCGGAACATTCAACTCGTTTATATTCTCGAAACTTACCTTGCCCGCGGCGATCTCCCTCAATGCATTTACCACGTCCTTGTTGTCCGTGGGCTCTATCATCTGTCCGGCGCCGTTCTTAAGCTGTTTTGTGCGTTTTGCCGCCAGATGCACGAGGAGAAAGCGGTTTTCCACCTCCTCCAGACAGTCCTCCACCGTAATCCTTGCCACCTTTATTCCCCCCTATTTAATTTATTTCATTAAATCTTCAATCTCGGAGCCGAGCTCATTAACGAGGTCCGGCTTTACACCGAATACGCCTTTCTGGGCCGAAGAGGCCGCCGAAACATATCCGTCCTCCTCGTTGACCTTCCCAAATATTATTTCGCCCATCTCCTCCCCGTTATCGCCCTTAAGTGTTATCTTTTTCTTCGGCTTGTTCAGGCCAAAACCGTTCTTGTCTTTGCCCGATGAAATCACCACGAAGTAGGCCAGATCCCTTATGGTCCCCAGGAGGTACTTCACGTCGTCCGACTCCACGCTCTTGTCCTCGGGCGAGACCACCTTCCACTTTCCCCTCTTCTTCTGGAACTCGTAAGTCTCCGAATCCCAGACGATCTCCAGATGCTCGACGTCGTCCCTCTCAAACCTCAACAGGGACTTGTCCTTGAGACCGAAAAACGTCGGCGTCAGGTTCTCGATCTTCTCGGCCGGAAAGGTGAAAACAAACTCCCCGCCATCGGAAAGCCCCTCGGAATAGCCGTAACCAGTCTCCCCCTCGACCTTCCCTATCATGACCTTCCTCTTTATTTTCTTCTTTTCGCCTTCCTTGGAATACACAACGTTCAGTACCACGGCCGGCTTGTCGAGGCCGTATTTCTTTAGATTTGCCGCCGGCTTCTCGACGACATCGATAAAATTCAAGTCCTTGAAATCCCAGAGCAGGTTGTCGACGGCGGCCTTGTCTCCGAGGGTCTTTTCGGGCTTTACGATCTCCCAGGACTTATCCGCCCTCCTGCACTCGATCTTGACCTCCCCCGCCGTTACGGTAAAACCGGAAACGTCCGCCACAATGTAGTCCAGGATGACCTTCTCCATGACGGATTCGGCCGAGAGGGTAAGCTTGTTCTTGACCGTCTCCTTTACCGTAAAGACCCAGGGAAGCCCCTCGAGCTTTGCGTAGTAGTTGCCCTCTTCGTCTTCTTTCCCGATCTTCAATACCGAAATCGCCCCCCCCTTGTCCACGGCCGTAAAGATAATCCGGGGGTCGTCGAGGCCGTATTTCCCCGGGTCGGGCGTTTCCTCATCAAGATATTTCTGTGCCTTGGAATCGTAGATGAAGTTCAAAATCTCCTTGACCACCTCTTTGTCTGCGGCAAACTCGATAGGCTCGACTATCTTCCAGGAGCCTAGGGCCTCCCGGTTTACCCTGACGACCTCTCCGCCCCTCTCCACCTTGAATTCCCTGGTCACGTTCATGGGAAAGGCCACGAGCCCCCTCTCCCTCAACTGGATGAGGTCGATGTCGAGGTCGGTGAAGACGCTCTTCTTCGCCGTGAATATCTTGTCTTCCCCGGCCCTCTTGGCGTAGACGAAATCGTCGGTGGGGGTAAAGTTTCCCATATGCAGGGTTTGAGACTTCCCTTTCATCTTCAGGGTCAGGGAGAGCCTCGGCTTTTTCAGCCCAAAATCGGAAAGGTCCGATTCCATCTCGCCTTCCGCCCCGATCTCCTTCTGCCTCTCGGCGTCGAGTCCCTTTGCGAGGTATGAGATGACCTCCGCCGAATCCGCATCACTCTTCACCGGCGACGTTATTATCCACCGCTCCTTTTTCCCCTCCTCCTTCTTGAGGACGATCTTGGCCCCCTTCTTTGCAATTACTATCTCATCGATCTCGTCATCGAGATCAAAGGAAAAGACCTTTTTCCCTCTCTCCTCCTTGGCCTCCTTCTTGGGGACGTAAACCCGCTCGAAGACGAAGTAGAAGGAGACGACAAAAACAAATATCGCAAAGATTAACAGCAGGTTTCTGGGTCTCATGCCTTCCGTCTCCTGAAAATAATAACCGCGGTTCCCGTGATGATCAGGAGGAGCGGAACCAAAAAGGACGAGAGGAGCAGAAAAACTTCGTCCTTTTTCCCGGCCAGGATGAGTGTGTCAACCTTCTTGTCCTTGGGCAGTATGGAGATCAGCTCTTCCACGTCGCAAAGCCAGTTCACCGAGTTCACGAAGAGGTTCATATTCCCCTCGTTTATGAAGAAGGAGTTGTTGACAAAGTCGGAATCCCCGAAGACGACCATCTTCGCCTCTTTTTTTGCCTCTTCCTCTTCGTCAACATTCTCAATCTCCTTCGCTCCAGCAATCACAACCGGCACAGGGCCGACTATATCTTTATCCTTGTCGAGGGACGCCTTTCCCTTGTTTATCTCCCCGATGTTCGTCTCGCCCCAGCTGTTCTTCCCCGTCTTTGCGATGTAGCTGAAGTCCCAGCCGGATGATTTTTCTGCATCCTTGTCGATCTCGATGGAGCGGGCCAAGAAGAAGAATGAAGGGATATCGAAGTCCTTCGTTATGGGGTGGGCCAGGTAGATCTCTACCCGGGGAATCGTATAATCCCCGCCGTGGACCCTCGATTCAGTATCTATGATGATGTCTTTTTCCGTCTTGACCCCGAGACCTGCAAGATATTTTTCGAGGCTGGGCGAGTAGTACTCCGCATCGAGGGTAACGAGAAGGCTCCCGCCCTTCTCGAGGTAGTTGTTTATGCTCTTTAGCTCCTCCTCGAACAGGTTGGTCTTAGGCCCCGCGATAACGAGGAGGGACGCATCCTCGGGGACCTCGGCCTTGGTCAAGAGATCCAGTTTGTTCACGCTGTAGTTCTGATTCTCCAAGACCTCGCGTATTTTCTTGTAATCTCGGGATTCGGTGCCATCGATGTCCCGCTCGCCGTGCTGAGTCAAGAAATAGATCGCCTTCTTTTTGGTATATATCGCCTTTAGGATGGTGTTCGTGAGCTTTTTTTCTCCCTCGTCGTAGATTTCATCTTTGGTAACGCGAACGCTCACATGACGGTCGCCGTATTTGAACACGACGGACTCGTTTTCATGTATATTGTATTCCAGCGCCGCGGCTGGCTTCAGGTCCATGTCCACAAAGCTGTAATCGAACATCCCCTCGGAAGCATACTTGTAAAGCTTCAGGAGTTCTTCGACCTCAATCCTCGTAGGATCGTCCGTGGAGTAAAAGGCGACGGCCTCCAAGTTGTCTTCGAGGGACTTCATGATCTTCTCGGTCTGGGGCGACAGGGTAAACCTCTTGTCCTTGGTCAGGTCGAACTGCTTGTTGTTGTTGTACGAGATAACCTCTATGAAGACGACGATCCCGATGACCAGCAGGATTGCCGCCGCGGTGCTCATTCCATACTTGCTGCTCCTCGTCAAGCCGTGGGAGGATTTTTCTCTCAAATCTGATATTATCCCCTTAATACTCTGTATAGTTTTTTTCATATCCATTACTTGCTCCTCCAGGTTCTCGATTCCAGTGCCATCAGCGCGAGAAAAAGAAAAAAGCCGGTAAAGAGGAGATAGTAGACGATGTCATGGGTGTTGATTATCCCCCTCGTGAAATTCTCCATGTGGGTAAATATCGAGATGTCTTCCAGAATTTTACTCAGAAGCTGGTCCGCCTTGTTCTCCATCCAATTTATTACCCAAAACATGATCAGGGCGCCGAACGAGATAACCGCTGCGACGACCTGTCTCTCAGTGACGGCCGACGCGAAGATCCCCAGCGAGATGAACGCCGTTCCCATCAGTATTATTCCGAGATAGTTCGTAACGAACGGGCCTACCTCGGGCGATGTGGAGACAAAGAGGAATATGACGTATGGAAACGTAAGGAGGTACATCATCGCCAATATGCTGACCACGGCGAAAAACTTACCCAGAAGCACCTCGACGTCCCTTATCGGGTACGACAGGAGCAGCTTTAAGGTCCCCGAGCGCTTCTCCTCCGATATAAGCCTCATCGTGAGGATCGGGATGAAAAACAACATGATGACCGCCAGGTTTTGAAACAGGAACCTCAAGACGGATTGACCGATATTCAGGTACGCCTGGGCTTGAGGGAAATTGCCGAATTGCATACTATTGGTGCTGTAGGAAATCACAATACTCGTGAAGAAAAAACCGCTTATCAGGAGAAATATGGTCAGGATTACATATGCCACCGACGAGGTGAAATATGTACGCATCTCCTTTTTATATTGGGCCCAAATACGCAGCATCGATTAAACCTCCTATTTATCCGTGACGAGTTTAATAAAGATATCTTCAAGGGTCACGTCCTCCAGCCTGAGCTCGACGAGGTTGAATCCCCCCTCGATTACAGCACGGGAGAGCGCCCCCTTTATATCCTTATCCTGGTCCACCTCTACGTGATAGGTGCTCCCGGCCGGTGAATCAGAAACCTTCTTTACGCTCTTGACGCCGTCCACCTTTTTAATGGCCTTCTCCACCTTGGTTTCATCGCCGTCAACCGTTACGATTATCCTTCCTGTGGCCTTGACGCTTTTCATCAGGTTCTTCGGCGTGTCCATGGCGACGAGCTTGCCGCCCTTTATGACGATCACCCGCTCGGTTACCTGGCTGACTTCGGGGAGGATGTGGCTTGCCAGTACCACCGTCCGATCGCCGGAGAGGGACTTGATCAGGTTCCTTATGGAGATGATCTGCATCGGGTCGAGGCCGATGGTCGGCTCATCGAAGATCAAAACAGGGGGGTCCCCCAAAAGCGACTGGGCCACACCCACCCTCTGGAGGTATCCCCTGGACAGCTTCTTTATCCCTTTGGTGTAAACGTCTTTCGTCTCGGTCTCCTCGACGACCTTTTCTATGCTCCCGGCTATCTCCTTTCTCGGTATCCCCTTGATCTCAGAAACGTACCTCAAGTACTCCTTTACCCTCATATCGGTGTAGAGGGAGAAGCTCTCAGGGACGTAGCCGATGCTCCTGTTCACCTCGATCGGGTCTTTGAAGATGTCGTATCCCGCCACCGTGGCCGTCCCCTCGGTGGGGGGAAAGAGGCAGGTCAAAATAGAAATGGTCGTCGTCTTCCCGGCGCCGTTAGGCCCGAGAAAGCCGAGGACCTCCCCCTTCTTGACGGTAAAGCTTATGTTATCGAGGGCCTTTGTGGGGCCGTAGAACTTGGACACATTTGAAACGGTAATCATATCCATGGAAAACTCCCTTTTTGGCTCCTGGACAAACTAAAGAAACAGGTTTTTCTTAAAAAAGTGATTTCTCTCGAATACTGACTGTGGGCACATATGGAGATTCGACGGCCGAAACAGTCCCCGGTCGGTCTTTCCGGTTAATCTGGAGGATACTACATGCCGCCGAGACGGCCAGAGCTTACACCCCCCAACTCCTTTCACCCTCTACCCCCGGGAAAAACCGAATCAAGAGACCCGGCTCATCTAAAAGAATTCATAAATAGTTTATTATATTAGAAATTATAGCTTTAGTCAAGGATTAATTACGTTGGAAATACCTTTTTCTATACAATTTGTCTCAAAATATTTTTCGTAAACGAAATTCACAGGCAGTCTCCTGGGGCAAAAACCGGACCTACCCCGAAACGGTCTCCCCTGGGCGTTGAAAAACCTTCTTGACATCCTGATTTTATGCCGGCTAAATAGAGATTGAAGCCAAAGGGAGAAAAGCTTAATTGACATAATGTATCCAAGTCTGCTATACTTTATTGATTATGGTAATTTCAAGGACATTCAACGGCTTCGAGAAGGGCCCGATAAGACCCCCCAGCGAGGCGCGGAGCCTTCTGATCCGCCTGACGAGAAACTGCCCCTGGAACAAGTGCACCTTCTGCCCGGTCTACAAGGGGACGAAGTTCTCCATAAGGTACGTCGAAGATGTAAAGGCGGACATAGATACGATTTTCGACATCTCCAGGGCCATAAAGGAGCTCTCCTTCAGGATGGGATACGCCGGTGAGGTTACCGATAACGTCGCCAGGAGGGTCTTCTCCGGCGGACTGGGCTTGGGCGAGGACATAAAATATATCGCCTTCTGGCTATACAACGGCGGGAAGAACGTCTTCCTCCAGGACGCAAACAGCCTTATCATGAAGCCTTCGGACCTCCTCGAAATACTGGCCCACTTAAAGGAGAGGTTTCCCGATATAGACCGGATCACGACCTACGCCCGCTCGGCGACTGTTGCCAGGATGAAGCTGGAAGACCTTAAGATGCTTAAAGAAGCGGGGCTAACCAGGGTCCACATCGGATTCGAGAGCGGCTCCGACAACGTCCTGGAATTCGTGAAAAAGGGAACCACGGCGAAACAGCACGTTTTAGGCGGGAGGAATGTCGTCGACGCAGGGCTTGAGCTCTCCGAGTACGTCATGCCCGGGCTCGGCGGAAGGGAGTGGACTCATGAACACGCCGTCGAGAGCGCGAGGGTCCTGAACCAGATCGACCCCCATTTCATCAGGATCAGGTCGCTTCACGTCCACGAGATTATGCCCCTCATGAAGGATATCGAGGAGGGACGCTTTTCCCTCCTCTCTGACGACGAGACCGCCCGGGAGATCAGGCTCTTCGTGGAGAACCTCGAGGGAATCGAGAGCCACATCGTGAGCGACCATATCCTTAACCTCTTGGAGGAGGTCGAGGGGAAGCTCCCCGAGGACAAAGAAAAAATGCTCGGCGTGATCGACTCCTATCTCGAGCTTGACGACGACGACAGGCTCCTCTACAGGATCGGAAGGAGGGCGGGATTCATGAGGAGCACAAGAGATCTTTTGGATATTGACTTAAGGGAGAGGGCCGAGAGGGTGATGAATCGCCTCCGGGCATCTGCTGAAGGCGACATCGAAGGCACCCTCCGGGGACTCATGAACTCCTATATCTAAGTTTTAAGTTTTTAAAATATCAGTCATAAAAGTGGAGGTAATATTAATGAAGCACGTAATGAACCACCAAATGAACCACCAAATGAACCATGAAATGAACCACGATATAAACCGGAACCGTTTCAAATTTTTTATCGCACTGGTTCTTTTTTTCTCCCTCTTTTCGGCCCCGTTTGCGTACGCCGAAGAGACAGAAGCCGCAAAACCGATTAAGGTGGGCTGGATAATGGAGAGCAAGAAAATGGTGGGGAGTCAGTACAACGACTTAGTATTCAAGGCGCTTACAGCCCTCAAGGATGAGAAGAAGATCGAAATAATCCGCGCTCCCCGTCTGAATCTTTACGTCGATGAAACCGTAAAAGACCTTATCAAAGTGGGAGTGACGCTGATAATAGCCTCGGATGAAGGCGGGATGGCCGGCGCCATAAGCGACGCCGCCGTCTCTAATCCGGGAGTGAATTTTATCCTCATCGGCGCCGAGGGCGTGCCCCTCGTCAATCTTGCCTCCGTAATCTTCGAGGAGGACGAGGCTGGATACATGGCCGGTTACGCCGCCGGCACCGTGACAAAGACGGGCAAGGTGGGTTTTCTCGGGG includes:
- a CDS encoding GldG family protein, whose amino-acid sequence is MKKTIQSIKGIISDLREKSSHGLTRSSKYGMSTAAAILLVIGIVVFIEVISYNNNKQFDLTKDKRFTLSPQTEKIMKSLEDNLEAVAFYSTDDPTRIEVEELLKLYKYASEGMFDYSFVDMDLKPAAALEYNIHENESVVFKYGDRHVSVRVTKDEIYDEGEKKLTNTILKAIYTKKKAIYFLTQHGERDIDGTESRDYKKIREVLENQNYSVNKLDLLTKAEVPEDASLLVIAGPKTNLFEEELKSINNYLEKGGSLLVTLDAEYYSPSLEKYLAGLGVKTEKDIIIDTESRVHGGDYTIPRVEIYLAHPITKDFDIPSFFFLARSIEIDKDAEKSSGWDFSYIAKTGKNSWGETNIGEINKGKASLDKDKDIVGPVPVVIAGAKEIENVDEEEEAKKEAKMVVFGDSDFVNNSFFINEGNMNLFVNSVNWLCDVEELISILPKDKKVDTLILAGKKDEVFLLLSSFLVPLLLIITGTAVIIFRRRKA
- a CDS encoding ATP-binding cassette domain-containing protein; the protein is MDMITVSNVSKFYGPTKALDNISFTVKKGEVLGFLGPNGAGKTTTISILTCLFPPTEGTATVAGYDIFKDPIEVNRSIGYVPESFSLYTDMRVKEYLRYVSEIKGIPRKEIAGSIEKVVEETETKDVYTKGIKKLSRGYLQRVGVAQSLLGDPPVLIFDEPTIGLDPMQIISIRNLIKSLSGDRTVVLASHILPEVSQVTERVIVIKGGKLVAMDTPKNLMKSVKATGRIIVTVDGDETKVEKAIKKVDGVKSVKKVSDSPAGSTYHVEVDQDKDIKGALSRAVIEGGFNLVELRLEDVTLEDIFIKLVTDK
- a CDS encoding DUF4340 domain-containing protein, which encodes MRPRNLLLIFAIFVFVVSFYFVFERVYVPKKEAKEERGKKVFSFDLDDEIDEIVIAKKGAKIVLKKEEGKKERWIITSPVKSDADSAEVISYLAKGLDAERQKEIGAEGEMESDLSDFGLKKPRLSLTLKMKGKSQTLHMGNFTPTDDFVYAKRAGEDKIFTAKKSVFTDLDIDLIQLRERGLVAFPMNVTREFKVERGGEVVRVNREALGSWKIVEPIEFAADKEVVKEILNFIYDSKAQKYLDEETPDPGKYGLDDPRIIFTAVDKGGAISVLKIGKEDEEGNYYAKLEGLPWVFTVKETVKNKLTLSAESVMEKVILDYIVADVSGFTVTAGEVKIECRRADKSWEIVKPEKTLGDKAAVDNLLWDFKDLNFIDVVEKPAANLKKYGLDKPAVVLNVVYSKEGEKKKIKRKVMIGKVEGETGYGYSEGLSDGGEFVFTFPAEKIENLTPTFFGLKDKSLLRFERDDVEHLEIVWDSETYEFQKKRGKWKVVSPEDKSVESDDVKYLLGTIRDLAYFVVISSGKDKNGFGLNKPKKKITLKGDNGEEMGEIIFGKVNEEDGYVSAASSAQKGVFGVKPDLVNELGSEIEDLMK
- a CDS encoding radical SAM protein encodes the protein MVISRTFNGFEKGPIRPPSEARSLLIRLTRNCPWNKCTFCPVYKGTKFSIRYVEDVKADIDTIFDISRAIKELSFRMGYAGEVTDNVARRVFSGGLGLGEDIKYIAFWLYNGGKNVFLQDANSLIMKPSDLLEILAHLKERFPDIDRITTYARSATVARMKLEDLKMLKEAGLTRVHIGFESGSDNVLEFVKKGTTAKQHVLGGRNVVDAGLELSEYVMPGLGGREWTHEHAVESARVLNQIDPHFIRIRSLHVHEIMPLMKDIEEGRFSLLSDDETAREIRLFVENLEGIESHIVSDHILNLLEEVEGKLPEDKEKMLGVIDSYLELDDDDRLLYRIGRRAGFMRSTRDLLDIDLRERAERVMNRLRASAEGDIEGTLRGLMNSYI
- a CDS encoding ABC transporter permease subunit; translated protein: MLRIWAQYKKEMRTYFTSSVAYVILTIFLLISGFFFTSIVISYSTNSMQFGNFPQAQAYLNIGQSVLRFLFQNLAVIMLFFIPILTMRLISEEKRSGTLKLLLSYPIRDVEVLLGKFFAVVSILAMMYLLTFPYVIFLFVSTSPEVGPFVTNYLGIILMGTAFISLGIFASAVTERQVVAAVISFGALIMFWVINWMENKADQLLSKILEDISIFTHMENFTRGIINTHDIVYYLLFTGFFLFLALMALESRTWRSK
- a CDS encoding DNA-directed RNA polymerase subunit omega, which translates into the protein MARITVEDCLEEVENRFLLVHLAAKRTKQLKNGAGQMIEPTDNKDVVNALREIAAGKVSFENINELNVPKRDPFDSYVEEERKEDLDDFPEDSLEESLYPDDNEEDE
- the yacG gene encoding DNA gyrase inhibitor YacG — its product is MDEGGRIAKCPVCGKNALNPFRPFCSERCCLIDLARWFGESYRIETEERLDGPESESIESASMGEESWRPLHLSKLLF